In Parasegetibacter sp. NRK P23, a single genomic region encodes these proteins:
- the glmM gene encoding phosphoglucosamine mutase — protein MALIKSISGIRGTIGGRPGDTLSPIDVVKFTAAYGTMLAAKGGSRKVVIGRDGRISGELVRNLVVSTLNALGLDVVDLGLSTTPTVEMAVPAEKAAGGIILTASHNPKEWNALKLLNEVGEFISAEEGAMVLEKAANDDYVFAQVDKLGRLETTDKYMQFHIDAILNYPLVNAEAIGKRKFRVVVDAINSTGALFVPPLLKALGVTDVKVLHEEVNGKFAHNPEPLPENLVALSNEVKKGGYDLGIAVDPDVDRLCFVCEDGTMFGEEYTLVAVADYILKHRKGNTVSNMSSTKALKEVTLSHGGKYYPSAVGEVNVVKKMKEVNAVIGGEGNGGIIVPDFHYGRDALIGIGLFLSALAEHPNGTKSFRGKYPDYFISKNKIELEQGFNVASIFGKISAKYKNQPINQEDGLKIEFDNDWVHLRTSNTEPIIRIYAESNFETTANNIALRLMQDIKEFM, from the coding sequence GTGGCACTAATCAAAAGTATTTCAGGGATCAGGGGAACGATCGGCGGAAGACCCGGCGATACCCTTTCTCCCATCGATGTAGTTAAATTTACAGCGGCTTACGGCACTATGCTGGCAGCAAAAGGCGGATCACGTAAAGTCGTGATCGGCCGCGACGGACGCATCAGCGGCGAACTCGTACGCAACCTGGTGGTGAGTACATTAAATGCGCTGGGACTGGATGTGGTTGACCTCGGACTTTCCACCACGCCAACAGTAGAAATGGCCGTTCCTGCTGAAAAAGCCGCGGGAGGTATTATTCTTACCGCCAGCCATAATCCCAAAGAATGGAACGCGCTGAAATTGCTGAATGAAGTGGGCGAATTCATCAGTGCGGAAGAAGGGGCGATGGTATTGGAAAAAGCCGCGAATGATGATTATGTTTTTGCACAGGTAGACAAACTCGGCCGGTTGGAAACCACCGATAAATACATGCAGTTCCATATTGATGCCATCCTGAATTACCCGCTGGTGAACGCGGAAGCCATAGGCAAACGTAAGTTCCGTGTGGTGGTGGACGCGATCAATTCCACCGGAGCGCTTTTTGTGCCGCCGCTGCTGAAAGCACTGGGCGTTACGGATGTAAAAGTATTGCACGAAGAAGTGAATGGGAAATTCGCCCACAATCCAGAACCTTTACCGGAGAACCTGGTGGCGCTGAGCAATGAAGTGAAAAAAGGAGGATACGACCTGGGTATTGCCGTGGACCCCGATGTAGACCGCCTTTGCTTTGTTTGTGAAGACGGCACCATGTTCGGAGAAGAATACACACTGGTGGCCGTGGCCGATTATATATTGAAACACAGGAAAGGAAATACGGTCTCCAATATGTCGTCTACAAAGGCACTCAAGGAAGTAACCCTGTCGCACGGTGGTAAATACTATCCTTCTGCGGTGGGAGAAGTGAATGTGGTGAAGAAAATGAAAGAAGTGAATGCCGTAATAGGCGGGGAAGGGAACGGCGGTATTATTGTGCCCGATTTCCATTACGGCAGGGATGCCCTGATCGGGATTGGGCTCTTCCTCAGCGCATTGGCTGAACATCCCAACGGCACAAAATCTTTCCGTGGGAAATACCCCGATTACTTTATTTCCAAGAACAAGATCGAACTGGAACAAGGCTTTAACGTGGCTTCCATTTTCGGAAAGATCAGTGCTAAATACAAGAACCAGCCCATCAACCAGGAGGATGGGCTGAAGATTGAATTCGACAACGATTGGGTGCACCTCCGCACTTCCAATACGGAGCCCATCATCCGTATTTACGCGGAAAGTAATTTTGAAACAACGGCCAATAATATTGCCCTCCGGTTAATGCAGGATATCAAGGAGTTTATGTAA
- a CDS encoding bifunctional 2-polyprenyl-6-hydroxyphenol methylase/3-demethylubiquinol 3-O-methyltransferase UbiG, with product MAEWFEAWFNTPYYHKLYVERDEQEAAAFITKLIDYLKPEPGARMLDIACGKGRHAKQLADAGYDVTGIDISPDSITEAQLLEHDQLRFYVHDMRLPFLINYFQFAFNFFTSFGYFRTRREHSNAIRTIAQSLQPGGKFLIDYLNTPYVAERLVPAETKTIGTTVYGIKRWLADAHFYKEITVTDPALPTPMTFTERVAAFSKEDLTGMLNKHGLVVTDVFGDYLFNDWNEPHSPRLILIAEKQ from the coding sequence ATGGCTGAATGGTTTGAAGCGTGGTTCAATACCCCCTACTATCATAAATTGTATGTGGAAAGAGATGAGCAGGAAGCTGCCGCTTTTATCACCAAGCTCATCGATTACCTGAAGCCTGAACCGGGTGCCAGGATGCTGGACATTGCCTGTGGAAAGGGGCGTCACGCCAAACAACTCGCGGATGCGGGCTACGACGTAACAGGCATCGATATTTCACCTGACAGCATTACGGAGGCGCAACTCCTCGAACACGACCAGTTGCGGTTTTATGTACATGATATGCGCCTGCCCTTTCTCATCAACTACTTTCAGTTCGCCTTCAACTTCTTCACCAGTTTCGGCTATTTCCGGACCCGCAGGGAACATTCTAACGCGATCCGGACTATTGCGCAGTCCTTGCAGCCGGGAGGGAAATTCCTGATCGATTACCTGAATACACCTTATGTGGCTGAAAGACTGGTTCCCGCTGAAACCAAAACCATCGGCACCACGGTTTACGGCATCAAAAGATGGCTGGCGGATGCCCATTTTTATAAAGAAATCACGGTAACCGACCCGGCGCTTCCCACCCCCATGACCTTCACGGAAAGAGTGGCCGCTTTCTCGAAAGAGGACCTCACCGGCATGTTGAACAAACACGGACTTGTGGTAACCGATGTTTTCGGCGATTACCTGTTTAACGACTGGAACGAGCCACATTCCCCCAGGCTCATCTTGATCGCCGAAAAACAATAA
- a CDS encoding formylglycine-generating enzyme family protein: protein MKYALASLIFFLISCGEEATKPVVITAQDSSPIHLRISGAVSCTVGMNSSDSAIFMNGGGAAFEETEEDSLRPSAKEKGMVWIPGGIFSMGSVNPSGMQQGGGEPMHDARPVHRVQLHGFWMDANEVTNAQFAAFVKATGYVTVAEQKPDPAEFPGVSADKLVAGSVVFRPTTQKVSLQDHLQWWQYVPGANWQHPSGSGSSIKGKDNLPVVHIAWEDAAAYAKWAGKRLPTEAEWEFAARGGKTGNLYAWGNNFTLNGKHMANTFQGSFPNRDEGKDGFTGIAPVGQYPPNPYGLYDMAGNVWEWCADWYRNDYYGSLTEAVNLNPLGPEEAFDPAEPGMKKKVQRGGSFLCTDEYCTRYMVGTRGKGEYRSPTNHVGFRCVKDH, encoded by the coding sequence ATGAAGTACGCGCTCGCCTCCCTTATTTTCTTCCTGATATCCTGTGGGGAAGAAGCCACAAAGCCCGTTGTGATTACAGCACAAGACTCCTCCCCCATACATCTGCGCATAAGCGGTGCCGTTTCCTGTACGGTTGGAATGAATAGTAGCGACAGCGCTATTTTCATGAATGGCGGCGGTGCTGCATTCGAAGAAACCGAGGAAGACAGTTTGCGTCCTTCAGCAAAAGAAAAAGGTATGGTATGGATACCGGGCGGTATATTCAGTATGGGTTCTGTTAACCCATCCGGCATGCAGCAAGGCGGCGGCGAACCCATGCACGACGCGCGACCGGTGCACCGCGTGCAACTTCATGGCTTCTGGATGGATGCCAACGAAGTAACCAACGCACAATTCGCGGCCTTCGTAAAAGCGACAGGCTATGTTACCGTGGCGGAACAAAAGCCCGATCCTGCTGAATTCCCAGGTGTTTCGGCCGATAAACTGGTCGCGGGCTCCGTGGTATTCAGGCCCACAACACAGAAAGTTTCGTTACAGGACCATCTGCAATGGTGGCAGTATGTTCCCGGAGCAAACTGGCAACATCCTTCCGGATCAGGTTCTTCCATCAAAGGGAAGGACAACCTGCCCGTGGTGCATATCGCCTGGGAAGATGCCGCCGCTTACGCGAAGTGGGCCGGTAAAAGATTGCCAACCGAAGCGGAGTGGGAATTCGCGGCGCGCGGCGGTAAAACCGGCAACCTCTACGCCTGGGGCAATAATTTTACGTTGAACGGGAAACACATGGCCAATACTTTCCAGGGTTCTTTCCCCAACCGGGATGAAGGGAAAGACGGTTTTACAGGTATCGCTCCTGTGGGACAATATCCGCCAAACCCTTACGGGCTTTACGATATGGCCGGAAATGTATGGGAATGGTGCGCAGACTGGTACCGGAACGATTACTATGGCTCGCTAACGGAAGCTGTTAACCTAAATCCGTTGGGACCGGAAGAAGCCTTCGATCCGGCTGAACCCGGGATGAAAAAGAAAGTTCAACGCGGCGGCTCCTTTCTTTGTACCGATGAATACTGTACCCGTTATATGGTGGGCACACGGGGAAAAGGAGAATACCGCTCCCCCACCAACCATGTGGGATTCCGTTGTGTGAAAGACCATTGA
- a CDS encoding phosphatase PAP2 family protein: MTLMDASAPGAFWNGPLARLDQELFHLLNGKWHNSFLDSFLPYMRESIIWIPLYLFLFVLAWSNFGKKGLGWIVFAILTAALTDIVSSGIIKELIPRFRPCNDPQLAHSVRFLVLNCPKNSSFTSSHAASHFGAAMFIFQTYRYIWNKAWIAFLWAGMIAYAQVYVGVHFPLDILCGALVGCGIGWGTSLIFNRQIGLRTFDKLSTQS; the protein is encoded by the coding sequence ATGACACTTATGGATGCATCCGCACCAGGAGCCTTTTGGAACGGCCCGCTGGCCCGGCTCGACCAGGAATTATTTCATCTGCTGAACGGGAAATGGCACAATAGTTTCCTCGATTCGTTTCTCCCGTATATGAGGGAATCCATTATCTGGATCCCGCTTTACCTTTTCCTGTTCGTGCTGGCCTGGAGCAATTTCGGGAAAAAAGGACTGGGCTGGATCGTATTCGCCATTCTCACCGCGGCACTCACGGATATTGTATCCAGCGGCATCATCAAGGAACTTATCCCCCGCTTCCGACCATGTAACGACCCGCAACTGGCGCACAGCGTACGTTTCCTGGTACTGAACTGTCCAAAAAATTCCAGTTTCACATCCTCCCACGCCGCCAGCCATTTCGGTGCGGCCATGTTCATTTTCCAGACTTACCGGTACATCTGGAACAAAGCCTGGATCGCATTCCTGTGGGCCGGTATGATCGCTTACGCGCAGGTTTATGTGGGCGTGCATTTCCCGCTCGACATCCTTTGCGGCGCACTTGTTGGTTGCGGGATCGGATGGGGCACCTCGTTGATTTTTAACAGACAGATAGGATTGCGTACCTTCGACAAACTTTCAACCCAATCATGA
- a CDS encoding hemolysin family protein, translating to MIEIFILIGLVIVNGLFSMAEIALVSARKARLEAQANKGDKQAREALNLANHPDTFLSTVQIGITLIGILTGIFSGENIKDDVLSFLGRFPALAPYANAIATTIIVIFVTYLSLVLGELVPKRIGLSNPERIAKSVAGPMKVISIITHPFIVLLTKSTGLITSLLRIKTNESQVTEEEIKAMINEGTEHGAIEEAEQEIIERVFHLGDRNITSLMTHRSDIVWFDISDTEASIREKIMEDPHSIYPVCEGQIDEIKGFVSLKDMYVSNDLTQFKHLMRPALFVPENNTAYQVLEKFKQAKAHSCFVVDEYGTLLGMITLNDILEAIVGDINEPDYEDYEIVEREDGTFLVDAQLPFYDFLRRFEKTEWMNEGEHEFDTLAGFLLHELEHIPVTGETMEWKGFRFEVIDMDGHRIDKILVSISEELRSEME from the coding sequence ATGATCGAAATATTTATACTGATCGGCCTCGTAATTGTGAACGGTTTGTTCTCGATGGCCGAGATAGCCCTTGTTTCCGCACGAAAAGCCCGCCTTGAAGCCCAGGCCAATAAAGGCGATAAGCAGGCCCGTGAGGCCCTGAACCTGGCCAACCATCCCGATACGTTCCTGTCTACCGTGCAGATCGGGATCACCCTGATCGGTATTTTAACAGGTATCTTCTCGGGCGAAAACATCAAAGACGATGTACTGTCGTTCCTGGGCAGGTTCCCCGCGCTGGCGCCTTACGCCAATGCAATCGCAACCACGATCATCGTAATTTTTGTTACCTATCTCTCCCTCGTGCTGGGAGAACTGGTACCAAAAAGAATCGGCCTTTCCAACCCGGAACGCATCGCCAAAAGCGTGGCCGGTCCCATGAAAGTAATCAGCATCATCACACACCCCTTCATTGTATTGCTCACCAAATCAACCGGTCTCATTACCTCCCTGCTGCGCATCAAAACCAACGAGAGTCAGGTGACGGAAGAAGAGATCAAAGCTATGATCAATGAGGGAACTGAACACGGCGCCATTGAAGAAGCCGAGCAGGAAATCATTGAAAGAGTGTTCCACCTGGGCGACAGGAACATCACGTCACTGATGACGCACCGCAGTGATATCGTATGGTTCGACATCAGCGATACCGAGGCCTCCATCCGCGAAAAAATCATGGAAGACCCGCACTCCATTTACCCTGTATGCGAAGGGCAGATTGATGAAATCAAAGGTTTCGTATCCTTGAAAGACATGTATGTTTCCAACGACCTTACCCAGTTCAAACACCTGATGCGCCCCGCACTTTTTGTACCCGAAAACAATACGGCCTATCAGGTACTCGAAAAATTCAAACAGGCCAAAGCGCATTCCTGCTTCGTGGTGGATGAATACGGCACCTTACTCGGCATGATCACGCTGAACGATATTCTCGAAGCCATTGTGGGCGATATCAATGAACCCGATTATGAAGATTATGAAATCGTGGAAAGAGAAGACGGCACCTTCCTCGTTGATGCCCAACTTCCGTTTTACGACTTTTTAAGGCGTTTCGAAAAAACGGAATGGATGAACGAAGGAGAACACGAATTCGATACACTCGCCGGGTTCCTGCTCCACGAACTGGAACATATTCCCGTTACCGGTGAAACCATGGAGTGGAAAGGGTTTCGCTTTGAGGTAATTGATATGGACGGGCATAGAATTGATAAGATACTGGTGAGTATTTCGGAGGAATTGCGGAGTGAGATGGAATAG
- a CDS encoding DUF6702 family protein: protein MVLLLCKWWLFFQLTTSSAHPFYVSVTEINHNASEKSLEVAVKIFTDDFENALKKVYNRPADLVNAANHEAMDSLVSDYIRKHLLVKADGKTVSMKYLGFERESEAVWSYLEVTGIPTPPKRIDISNKLLYDYIDKQINMMHITVNGKRKSGKLGFPDAVWSAVF from the coding sequence ATGGTACTATTATTATGTAAATGGTGGCTTTTTTTTCAGTTAACGACCAGTTCCGCCCATCCATTCTATGTGAGTGTGACCGAAATCAACCACAATGCTTCGGAAAAAAGCCTGGAAGTTGCCGTGAAAATTTTTACGGACGACTTTGAAAACGCCCTGAAGAAAGTCTACAACCGCCCAGCCGACCTGGTGAACGCCGCCAACCACGAAGCGATGGATTCGCTGGTAAGCGATTATATCCGGAAACACCTGCTGGTGAAAGCCGATGGCAAAACCGTTTCCATGAAATACCTGGGCTTTGAAAGAGAATCCGAAGCGGTATGGAGTTACCTTGAAGTGACCGGTATTCCCACGCCACCCAAAAGAATCGATATCTCCAATAAACTGCTCTACGATTATATCGATAAGCAAATCAACATGATGCACATAACGGTGAACGGCAAACGTAAAAGTGGCAAACTGGGTTTCCCCGACGCCGTATGGAGCGCCGTTTTCTAA
- a CDS encoding HupE/UreJ family protein translates to MQDFWLYFGLGKDHIADLQGYDHILFVAALCLRYLFRDWKKVLILITAFTIGHSITLALSVLNVVNISTAWIEFLIPVTIVFTALSNVWEKKFEFKTKFPLIYFLALFFGLIHGLGFSNYLKSLLGKSSSIAGELLAFNLGLEAGQLLIVAAIMLISWIVVQAMRMQRREWLLFASGGIFCLSLLMAIERFPI, encoded by the coding sequence ATGCAGGACTTCTGGCTCTATTTCGGTCTGGGTAAGGACCATATCGCCGACCTTCAGGGTTACGATCATATCCTGTTCGTGGCCGCCCTTTGCTTACGTTACCTCTTCCGTGACTGGAAAAAAGTGCTGATCCTGATCACCGCATTCACCATAGGACATTCCATTACGCTGGCACTGAGTGTATTAAATGTGGTGAACATTTCTACGGCCTGGATCGAGTTCCTCATACCGGTGACCATTGTATTTACGGCATTGAGCAATGTATGGGAGAAGAAATTCGAATTCAAAACAAAGTTTCCGCTCATCTATTTTCTTGCCCTGTTCTTCGGACTGATCCACGGACTGGGCTTTTCGAATTACCTGAAGAGCCTGCTGGGCAAGAGTTCCAGCATAGCAGGTGAGCTATTGGCTTTCAACCTGGGATTGGAAGCGGGCCAGTTGCTGATCGTGGCAGCGATCATGCTGATTTCCTGGATCGTGGTGCAGGCCATGCGGATGCAACGGCGGGAATGGCTGCTCTTCGCTTCCGGTGGTATTTTCTGCCTATCTTTACTCATGGCAATAGAACGATTTCCGATATAA
- a CDS encoding M1 family metallopeptidase: MKKLLFAALAVGVTPVLAQNIQNNPGSNHGNKFEQLGTILPTPNEYRTASGAPGPKYWQQRADYDIKCELDEVNLKLKGSETITYFNNSPDELRYLWLQLDENEHSSSKNANYQDGSSLGRATTDRQLENMQPKPNDFGVNIEKLTDATGKAIPYTVNKTMMRVDLPVALKPGEKYVLKIDWNYKISDRMAEGGRGGYEFFKEDGNYLFTITQWFPRMCVYSDFQGWQNHQFTGRGEFALTFGNYKVQMTVPADHIVGSTGECLNYPQVLSPTQLARWQKAQTSKEPVEIVTLSDAKIAEGKKAAGKKTWIFKADNVRDFAWTSSRKFIWDAMPAYVEGKKTMCMSFYGKEAYGLYRPYSTKAVAHTIKTYSKFSIPYPYPVAQSVEAANGMEYPMICFNYGRTEKDGTYSEATKYGMLGVIIHEVGHNFFPMIVNSDERQWTWMDEGLNTFVEYLTEELWDNKFPSRRGPAFMITDYMKMPKETLEPIMTNSENIAQFGPNAYSKPATGLNILRETIMGRELFDFAFREYARRWAFKHPTPADLFRTMEDASGEDLDWFWRGWFYSIEACDIAIDTVKYARPDFNAAIPGGGGTQKVTQKIAPPMGSNFEDISKIRNREDKSIVFETDVDTSLRDFYWRYARGLEKIDTSSVTLEVPSNVEAVDAETRAKLANKHLYEISFVNKGGLVMPLIVEFTFTDGTKEVSRIPAQIWRKNENKVTKVFVTDKEVASIKLDPMRETADIDESNNTWPKVSAPSKFATFKMKQGAVRGQSTGPNPMQRSKEKKGF; the protein is encoded by the coding sequence ATGAAAAAACTTCTTTTCGCAGCATTGGCAGTGGGTGTAACGCCGGTATTGGCGCAAAACATCCAGAACAACCCCGGCTCCAACCACGGCAACAAGTTCGAGCAACTGGGCACCATCCTTCCTACTCCCAACGAGTACCGCACCGCAAGCGGAGCCCCCGGCCCCAAATACTGGCAGCAACGCGCGGACTACGACATCAAGTGCGAACTCGATGAAGTGAACCTGAAACTCAAAGGAAGCGAGACCATCACTTATTTCAACAATTCTCCCGATGAATTGCGCTACCTCTGGCTGCAACTCGATGAGAACGAACACAGCAGCAGCAAGAACGCCAATTACCAGGATGGTTCCAGCCTCGGAAGAGCCACCACCGACAGGCAACTGGAAAACATGCAGCCCAAGCCGAATGACTTCGGGGTAAACATCGAAAAACTGACGGACGCAACAGGTAAGGCAATCCCCTACACCGTAAACAAAACGATGATGCGGGTGGACCTTCCAGTAGCACTGAAGCCCGGAGAGAAATACGTGCTGAAGATCGACTGGAACTATAAGATATCCGACCGCATGGCAGAAGGTGGTCGCGGCGGTTATGAATTCTTTAAAGAAGACGGCAACTACCTGTTCACCATCACCCAGTGGTTCCCCCGTATGTGTGTGTACAGTGACTTTCAAGGCTGGCAGAACCACCAGTTCACCGGCCGGGGAGAATTTGCCCTCACCTTCGGGAACTATAAAGTACAAATGACCGTTCCTGCCGATCATATCGTTGGGTCAACCGGCGAGTGCCTCAATTACCCGCAGGTGCTTTCCCCTACCCAACTGGCACGCTGGCAGAAAGCGCAGACCTCCAAAGAACCGGTAGAGATCGTTACCCTCAGCGACGCTAAAATCGCGGAAGGGAAAAAAGCCGCCGGTAAAAAAACATGGATATTCAAAGCCGATAACGTTCGTGACTTCGCCTGGACCTCTTCCCGCAAATTCATCTGGGACGCCATGCCCGCTTACGTGGAAGGTAAAAAAACCATGTGCATGAGCTTCTACGGAAAAGAAGCCTATGGTCTGTACCGCCCCTACTCCACCAAAGCCGTGGCGCACACCATTAAAACATATTCCAAGTTCTCTATTCCTTACCCCTACCCGGTTGCACAAAGCGTGGAAGCCGCTAACGGAATGGAATACCCGATGATCTGCTTTAACTACGGCAGAACGGAGAAAGACGGCACTTACAGCGAAGCCACCAAATACGGTATGCTCGGGGTAATCATCCACGAAGTAGGCCACAACTTCTTCCCCATGATCGTAAACAGCGATGAACGCCAATGGACCTGGATGGACGAAGGGCTGAACACGTTTGTGGAATACCTGACGGAAGAACTCTGGGACAATAAATTCCCTTCCCGCCGTGGCCCCGCCTTCATGATCACCGATTATATGAAGATGCCCAAAGAAACACTGGAGCCCATTATGACCAATTCCGAGAATATAGCGCAGTTCGGCCCGAATGCTTATTCCAAACCCGCGACAGGCCTGAACATTCTCCGTGAAACCATCATGGGACGCGAACTTTTCGATTTCGCATTCCGGGAATATGCACGTCGCTGGGCCTTCAAGCATCCCACACCGGCCGACCTGTTCCGTACCATGGAAGACGCCAGCGGTGAAGACCTCGACTGGTTCTGGAGAGGCTGGTTTTATAGCATCGAAGCTTGTGATATCGCTATCGATACCGTAAAATATGCGCGTCCTGATTTCAATGCCGCAATTCCAGGCGGTGGCGGCACACAAAAAGTGACTCAGAAGATCGCTCCACCTATGGGATCGAATTTTGAAGACATTTCCAAGATCAGGAACAGAGAAGATAAATCCATCGTTTTTGAAACCGATGTTGACACCTCTCTCCGCGATTTCTACTGGAGATACGCGCGCGGTCTTGAGAAAATCGATACCAGTTCCGTTACGCTTGAAGTGCCTTCCAACGTAGAAGCCGTGGATGCGGAAACCCGCGCCAAACTGGCCAACAAACACCTGTATGAAATCAGCTTCGTGAACAAAGGCGGACTGGTAATGCCACTGATCGTTGAGTTCACCTTTACCGACGGCACCAAAGAAGTGAGCAGGATTCCCGCCCAGATCTGGCGCAAAAACGAGAACAAAGTGACCAAAGTTTTTGTAACCGATAAAGAAGTGGCTTCCATTAAACTGGATCCCATGCGCGAAACCGCCGATATTGACGAGAGCAACAACACATGGCCCAAAGTTTCGGCGCCATCAAAGTTCGCCACCTTCAAAATGAAGCAGGGCGCGGTAAGGGGCCAATCAACCGGACCGAATCCCATGCAACGTTCTAAAGAAAAGAAAGGATTCTAA
- a CDS encoding Arc family DNA-binding protein, with translation MSAKKNFVLRLDAEVYNALEKWAADEFRSVNGQLEWLIHQQLKKEGRMPKKKESVDKKTSDQ, from the coding sequence TTGAGTGCAAAAAAGAACTTTGTTTTACGACTGGATGCCGAGGTGTACAATGCACTGGAGAAATGGGCCGCCGATGAGTTCCGGAGTGTGAACGGACAACTGGAATGGCTGATACACCAGCAATTGAAGAAAGAAGGACGCATGCCCAAAAAGAAGGAAAGCGTTGATAAGAAAACTTCGGATCAATAA
- a CDS encoding SPFH domain-containing protein → MEKLVKPVSGYLALLLSLLALGAGIYMMTLFRSGVTYVWLGVFLFILFGFLAKGIMVVNPNHSRVMVFFGKYVGTVKENGLLWVNPLFKTFNISLRAQNLNGQKLKVNDKMGNPIEIAAVCVWQVKDTYKAAFDVANYDQYVEIQSEAAVRHLAVSYAYDSLEEENASGITLRDGGEKVNEMLERELNERLAPAGISVIEARISHLAYAPEIAGAMLQRQQATAIVAARAKIVEGAVGMVEMALEMLNKKQIVTLDEEKKAAMVSNLMVVLCGEKAATPVLNAGTLHN, encoded by the coding sequence ATGGAAAAGCTCGTTAAACCCGTTTCCGGCTACCTGGCCTTGTTGCTTAGTCTGCTTGCGCTTGGCGCGGGCATCTACATGATGACGTTGTTTAGAAGTGGCGTCACATACGTTTGGCTGGGCGTATTTTTATTCATCCTGTTCGGTTTCCTCGCTAAAGGCATTATGGTGGTGAACCCTAACCATTCCCGCGTAATGGTGTTCTTCGGCAAGTATGTGGGTACGGTAAAGGAGAATGGACTGTTATGGGTGAACCCGCTTTTCAAAACCTTTAATATTTCGCTCCGGGCACAGAACCTGAACGGACAAAAACTGAAGGTAAACGACAAAATGGGTAACCCCATTGAGATCGCCGCTGTTTGTGTATGGCAGGTAAAAGATACCTACAAGGCCGCTTTTGATGTGGCCAACTACGATCAGTATGTGGAAATTCAAAGTGAGGCCGCCGTGCGTCACCTGGCGGTAAGTTACGCGTACGATAGCCTGGAAGAAGAAAATGCCTCGGGCATCACCCTGCGGGATGGCGGCGAGAAAGTGAATGAGATGCTGGAACGGGAACTGAATGAGCGCCTGGCACCTGCGGGCATCTCCGTGATTGAAGCGCGCATCAGTCACCTGGCCTATGCGCCTGAGATCGCCGGGGCTATGTTACAAAGGCAACAGGCCACCGCTATTGTGGCTGCAAGGGCCAAAATAGTGGAAGGCGCTGTGGGTATGGTGGAAATGGCTTTGGAGATGCTGAATAAAAAACAGATCGTAACATTGGATGAGGAAAAGAAAGCCGCTATGGTGAGCAACCTGATGGTGGTGTTGTGCGGCGAAAAAGCGGCTACGCCGGTATTGAATGCAGGAACGCTGCACAATTAA
- a CDS encoding toxin-antitoxin system YwqK family antitoxin: protein MRFILLILLFISSDVMAQCKEFIIGVKGDTLNCKDFNGLKQGRWVIRYETLRGEPGFEEEGVFKDGKKEGPWRIYSLMGDPIGMEQYKWGNKDSICLYYNNQGELIREESWLSFNPAKKMDTVVVENVEKPGTYVQKVIKHEGAAVKHGEWRTYEPGSGLLVKKMIYNLGELEEQTNNALSGNEEKKEVAKPKEVLEFEKKNEGKKKVLTRDGRTGG, encoded by the coding sequence ATGCGTTTTATTTTATTGATCCTGTTGTTCATTTCTTCTGATGTGATGGCGCAGTGCAAGGAGTTTATCATCGGAGTGAAGGGCGATACCCTGAATTGCAAAGATTTTAACGGCCTGAAACAAGGGCGCTGGGTAATCCGTTACGAGACTTTGCGCGGTGAACCTGGCTTTGAAGAAGAAGGTGTTTTTAAGGATGGCAAAAAAGAAGGTCCATGGCGCATCTATAGCCTGATGGGCGACCCTATTGGCATGGAACAATACAAGTGGGGGAATAAAGACAGTATTTGTCTCTATTACAACAACCAGGGCGAACTGATCCGGGAGGAAAGCTGGCTCTCTTTTAACCCGGCTAAAAAAATGGACACCGTGGTGGTGGAGAATGTAGAGAAACCCGGAACCTACGTTCAGAAGGTGATTAAACACGAAGGCGCTGCCGTAAAGCATGGCGAATGGCGTACTTATGAACCAGGAAGCGGGTTACTCGTAAAAAAAATGATATACAATCTGGGAGAGCTGGAAGAACAAACGAACAACGCCCTTTCAGGCAACGAGGAGAAAAAAGAAGTGGCCAAGCCGAAGGAGGTACTTGAATTTGAGAAAAAGAATGAGGGGAAGAAAAAGGTACTTACCCGTGATGGACGCACTGGAGGATAG